A genome region from Babesia bigemina genome assembly Bbig001, chromosome : I includes the following:
- a CDS encoding aspartyl protease, putative, whose amino-acid sequence MARASFLLAIVWQVCALFSGRLALGSQVGSRETQQAFAAPAGPASGNAPPETIYSGPPPKRIVPLIPIQRDVSRTERLSNEVSIRSLSPESHLVKVHTSNWDNVAAGEVHHVFAGRGPNGSLGVDDETARRHADRNARNCGSIPISEATPASSDHVDGGVSDGVTRHEAIFPRAPGNACLSIGSLRHTVLVIEASIGSPEQRFLPMLDTGSTNVWVVHEACESDGCRGSMKYDPRKSSTFHSAPDQKSYVRAKFVSGEVLGELGFEDFTIGGVTVHSQPFAMLRRIPDVTTNDVLRATHFHGMIGLAFPDLMIVKSEPLYERYLRALDAASIFSFYYSLDGHHSAVLLGGAADDLHKGHIRMIPVVTGYYWQVELREVWLGERKVCCDGAAYAIFDTGTAFNSMPYDSFVQLMDLYLSLDSESESGQRLHDFPIIRYVFGNGVEASLRPDQYSFVSGGVYRPAYMQINVNVADGPAYILGSVGFMPHYYTVFQGGSRPMVGRRFLGGNRANGSRERRHIHLRTRQQCCLGV is encoded by the exons ATGGCTAGAGCGTCGTTCCTACTTGCCATTGTATGGCAAGTGTGCGCGCTCTTCTCCGGCCGGTTGGCGCTAGGATCGCAGGTCGGCAGTCGTGAGACACAGCAGGCGTTCGCTGCGCCTGCGGGCCCGGCTAGCGGCAATGCGCCTCCGGAAACCATATATTCGGGTCCTCCACCTAAG AGGATTGTGCCGCTCATACCCATACAACGGGACGTCAGCCGGACAGAGCGCTTGAGCAACGAAGTTAGCATTCGCTCGTTATCGCCAGAATCGCATCTCGTCAAAGTCCACACATCGAACTGGGACAATGTGGCAGCAGGCGAAGTACACCACGTCTTCGCCGGCAGAGGCCCCAACGGGTCACTAGGCGTCGACGATGAAACTGCGAGAAGACATGCCGACCGCAATGCCCGCAATTGCGGCAGCATTCCCATATCGGAAGCAACGCCAGCGTCATCGGATCACGTTGACGGCGGCGTCAGTGATGGGGTAACACGACACGAGGCCATCTTCCCTCGCGCCCCTGGGAACGCATGCCTATCAATAGGGAGTCTGCGACACACGGTATTAGTCATCGAAGCGTCAATCGGCTCGCCGGAACAACGGTTCCTGCCAATGTTGGACACTGGCAGCACAAACGTCTGGGTTGTGCATGAGGCTTGTGAGTCGGACGGTTGCCGTGGTTCTATGAAGTATGACCCCAGAAAGTCCAGCACCTTCCATTCGGCACCGGATCAGAAGTCTTATGTGCGCGCTAAGTTTGTATCGGGTGAAGTTCTGGGTGAGCTAGGCTTCGAGGACTTCACAATCGGCGGTGTTACCGTGCACTCACAGCCTTTCGCCATGCTCCGCCGCATCCCCGACGTGACGACCAACGACGTCCTACGG GCAACACATTTCCACGGAATGATCGGTCTCGCTTTCCCCGACCTCATGATAGTAAAGTCCGAGCCTCTATATGAGCGATACTTGCGCGCACTTGATGCAGCGTCGATATTCAGCTTCTACTACTCACTCGACGGCCACCACTCTGCGGTGCTTCTTGGAGGCGCCGCTGACGATCTGCACAAAGGCCACATTCGAATGATACCGGTGGTCACCGGCTACTACTGGCAGGTGGAACTCCGGGAGGTCTGGTTGGGTGAGCGGAAAGTCTGCTGTGACGGCGCGGCCTATGCTATTTTCGACACGGGCACTGCCTTCAACAGCATGCCGTACGACTCGTTTGTGCAGCTGATGGATCTATACTTGTCGCTGGATTCCGAAAGTGAATCTGGGCAAAGGCTCCACGACTTCCCCATTATACGCTATGTGTTTGGGAATGGTGTAGAAGCTTCACTGCGTCCGGATCAATATTCGTTCGTCTCCGGCGGTGTATACCGTCCGGCGTACATGCAAATTAACGTCAACGTGGCTGATGGGCCGGCATACATTCTCGGTAGCGTGGGCTTCATGCCTCATTACTACACCGTCTTCCAGGGTGGAAGTCGTCCGATGGTAGGCCGCAGATTTCTCG GTGGGAATCGCGCCAACGGATCACGAGAGCGCCGCCATATACATCTCCGCACAAGGCAGCAGTGCTGCCTAGGCGTGTAA
- a CDS encoding vacuolar sorting protein 28, putative: MASTIDVDHAANIYSLLQALEHLEQAFVSGDASNEDYTQECTELLSLCHILEEATPNVFAEFAAKHNLNCPLALNRLKKGSPGICSTSKPKAQARSEVGRYFITLTHVSLQTYIIFELSEHFITLLDALKLGSTHVEELFPILHELITCLDYVPTLDDKSSNSVNVVPHLDKLRVWCSRLENMPAHHALDANEIRQLTMEAEAAYSALKAFLRMKTEG; this comes from the exons ATGGCGTCTACCATCGACGTCGACCATGCGGCCAACATCTACTCGCTACTGCAGGCGCTGGAACACCTAGAGCAGGCCTTCGTATCCGGCGATGCCAGCAACGAGGACTACACACAGGAGTGCACAGAGCTGCTGTCGCTCTGCCATATTCTCGAGGAAGCGACACCGAACGTGTTCGCCGAATTCGCCGCG AAACACAACTTGAATTGTCCACTAGCGCTTAACCGACTGAAGAAGGGATCGCCCGGCATCTGCTCCACGAGCAAGCCCAAGGCGCAAGCACGCAGCGAGGTAGGGCGATACTTCATCACCCTCACCCATGTTTCTTTGCAGACGTACATCATATTCGAGCTGAGTGAACACTTCATAACGCTACTCGATGCTCTGAAGCTGGGCAGCACGCATGTAGAGGAG CTGTTCCCGATCCTCCACGAGCTCATCACGTGCCTGGATTATGTTCCGACGCTGGATGACAAGTCTTCCAATAGTGTCAACGTGGTGCCTCACTTAGACAAGTTGCGGGTGTGGTGTTCGCGGCTGGAGAACATGCCAGCGCATCACGCGCTGGACGCCAACGAAATCAGACAGTTAACAATGGAAGCTGAGGCAGCTTATAGCGCTTTGAAGGCGTTCCTGAGAATGAAGACGGAGGGTTAA
- a CDS encoding membrane protein, putative, with protein MVSLVPLIFIAVVLQSWTAALTDSKHRRHQEDASHADGSYTHTAVNRSKGGLQGGGRSTHQHHSHAETAEDRHRGYRKLGALSKQVSLLQAAPHMLVDKTADGTTVTNPGSQTSYSQTLASASSTAAGVNVEPQGQTAAASNVAPTQGANQIAPVNGLANPEIAPDNAEENNGPTDFACKFLWFLFKECNKPAPATQDANAQSNAATDIADDQQPVPPVVSSSCTIYGTTVLSLDDFKDPEENGWILVNDSNAPRITHNKQVNLDKPAQLQLKATLCNAATYEATIKLGVDSSGGFIIRGSDQDFVVFEMNTLAKTATLKSINGAYQDIISEVACVSCCSLVNMRGRTKLTANLYRSERRNAAIFFRQIDILIDGRKITSTSRMPYKSSGYFGFYIAQGNATFGDLSVVPINE; from the exons ATGGTTTCCCTGGTGCCGCTGATATTCATAGCTGTAGTGCTGCAGTCGTGGACGGCGGCGTTGACTGACAGCAAGCACAGACGCCACCAGGAAGATGCATCGCACGCCGACGGCAGCTACACACACACCGCGGTGAATCGCTCAAAAGGAGGCTTACAAGGAGGCGGTCGTTCCACTCACCAGCATCACAGCCATGCGGAAACTGCAGAAGACCGCCACCGTGGATATCGCAAGCTGGGAGCGCTGTCTAAGCAAGTATCGCTCCTCCAGGCTGCTCCGCACATGCTGGTAGACAAGACTGCGGACGGCACAACTGTAACGAACCCGGGAAGTCAAACCAGCTACTCCCAGACGTTGGCGTCTGCTTCAAGTACGGCAGCAGGGGTAAACGTCGAGCCACAGGGCCAAACGGCTGCAGCCTCTAACGTGGCGCCCACCCAAGGAGCGAACCAAATTGCGCCAGTAAATGGACTTGCCAACCCGGAAATAGCACCGGATAACGCAGAAGAAAACAATGGGCCAACGGATTTTGCATGTAAATTCTT GTGGTTCCTGTTCAAAGAGTGCAACAAGCCAGCCCCCGCCACCCAGGATGCAAATGCACAGAGCAACGCTGCTACAGATATTGCAGATGACCAGCAACCGGTCCCGCCGGTGGTGTCCTCATCGTGTACCATATACGGCACCACGGTGTTATCGCTAGA CGACTTCAAAGACCCGGAAGAAAATGGATGGATACTTGTCAACGACTCCAATGCGCCCAGAATCACGCACAACAAACAAGTCAACTTGGACAAGCCGGCGCAACTGCAGCTAAAGGCCACGCTGTGCAACGCCGCCACTTACGAGGCAACAATCAAACTG GGCGTTGATAGCAGCGGTGGTTTTATAATCCGAGGCTCCGATCAGGATTTCGTGGTATTCGAGATGAACACGCTGGCCAAGACCGCCACGCTCAAGAGCATCAACGGCGCGTACCAGGACATTATTAGCGAAGTGGCCTGCGTAAGCTGTTGTTCGTTGGTTAATATGCGCGGCAGGACAAAATTAACAGCCAATTTATACAGAAG TGAGCGCAGGAATGCCGCCATATTCTTCAGGCAAATCGATATCCTCATCGACGGCCGCAAAATTACGTCGACGTCAAGAA